CTCGAAGGCCCTTTCCGAGCCTCGATCCAGCCAGGCCAGGACGACAACGTTGATCTCTGCGTCGAGAGCGGGTCGTCGGAGGTCACCGGAGCTTCGTTCCGGAGCGTAATGTACGTGCACGCCGGTGAAGATCCGTTTATTTTGGTCAAGGAGGCCATGAAGGTTGTCAGGGTTCACTTGGGCACGTTCAAGCTCTTGGACGAGAAAACCCCTCCCGGCATCGTCGACAAGTTCGGTTGGTGCACGTGGGATGCATTCTATCTTTCGGTGCACCCTCACGGCGTGTTGGAAGGTGTGAGAGGGCTCGTCGAAGGTGGATGCCCGCCGGGTCTCGTTTTGCTCGACGATGGGTGGCAGTCAATTGGCCACGATGCGGACCCGATCACCCAAGAAGGCATGAACCAAACCATCGCCGGCGAGCAAATGCCGTGCAGGCTCTTGAAGTTCCAAGAGAACTACAAGTTTAGGGACTACGTTAGTCCCAAAAGTGCCCTCAACAAGGGCATGGGTGCCTTTATCAAGGACCTAAAGGAGGAGTTCAAGAGCGTGGACTACGTGTATGTGTGGCACGCGCTGTGCGGGTACTGGGGTGGGTTGAGGCCCAATGTCCCCGGCTTGCCTGAATCGGTGGTTGTGAAGCCGGAGCTCTCGCCGGGGTTGAAGATGACGATGGAAGATCTGGCGGTGGATAAGATCGTTGAAAATGGGGTCGGGCTGGTCCCACCTGAGTTCGTTGATCAGATGTACGAGGGGCTTCACTCACACTTGGAGGCCGTTGGGATTGATGGGGTCAAGGTGGACGTTATCCATGTAAGTCCCAACtaacttctctttttctttttttctttttttctttttttaaagtttgatttatttttgttgaattttaattaattaatatgactTTGGACCAAAAGAAGTGCTAGGTGTCACATTGTAGGGCccaactaatttttttgttcttatccCAAAGATGGGAACATGCTAGACAATCCTCGGATTCTGTTCCTTTGACTTGTCGGCGAGACAGAGAGATATCATAGTAACCTTGGACCGTAATTGGTCGGCACGTTACCGTTATTtttattgcaaaaaaatttcttatccTAAAGATAGTGAtgttaaattgatattttattttattttttaaatttgatagtTGCTGGAGATGGTGTGCGAGAAATATGGTGGGAGAGTGGAGCTAGCAAAAGCATATTTCAAGGCCCTCACTGGTTCGGTGAGGAAGCACTTCAATGGCAATGGTGTCATCGCTAGCATGGAGCACTGCAACGATTTCATGTTCCTTGGAACGGAGGCCATATGTCTTGGCCGTGTTGGTATGTTTTtgcaaatcttttttttcttttttttttaattttgaaaagaagatgtaaaaatttaattaattatttccagAATctaaatgctatatatatatatactttaattaattaaacaggGGATGATTTCTGGTGCACCGATCCATCTGGGGATCCCAATGGCACATTTTGGCTCCAGGGTTGTCACATGGTGCACTGTGCCTACAACAGCTTGTGGATGGGCAATTTCATACACCCAGATTGGGACATGTTCCAGTCTACTCACCCATGTGCTGCTTTCCATGCTGCATCTCGGGCTATTTCTGGTGGCCCTATTTATGTAAGTGACACTGTTGGTAAGCACAACTTTGATCTGCTCAAGACCCTGGTGTTGCCTGATGGCTCCATTTTGCGCTGCCAGTACTATGCACTTCCAACCAGAGACTGCCTCTTTGAGGACCCTCTCCACGATGGAAACACCATGCTCAAAATCTGGAACCTCAACAAGGTGAGCCTTAATTCCTTCgacataattaataatatagtCCACTCGATTAGGGATCGGGATTCATTGCAACCTGCCTGAGCACCTAACGAGAGAAGCTCTCAATAGGGTTTATCTGTCTCGACAAGTGTGTGCTCGGACGAGTAAACCCTATTAACTGCAATTTAAGCAATTATGGGCGGAACTACATGCCCCTTTGAGGGGGCcatgttttctcaaaaaaacttttaaaaaaagcctttaaatttttttaaaaattagaattttatttctaaattttttaattttgtcctcCCAAACTTCATTtacacttaatttttttattttgccccTCTAAATTATAAATGTTAATTCCACCCCGCAGCCAATTGCTGGTCATCCCAATTTCTTAATTAGAGAGCCTTTGTTGGTAGCTCAATTctgatattgttttgtttacCTTAATTTCCAACAGTATACTGGAGTTCTTGGAGCATTCAACTGCCAAGGAGGTGGGTGGTGTCGGGAAAGCAGGCGCAACAAATGTGCCTCCCAATGTTCCCATGTTGTGACGTCTCAGGCAAGCCCAAGAGACATTGAATGGAAGAGTGGCAAGAATCCAATCTCCATCGATGGGGTTCAAGTTTTTGCCCTGTATTATCACCAGGCCAAGAAGCTAATCCTCTCCAAGCCATCCGACAACGTGGAGATATCTCTGGAGCCATTCAATTTCGAGCTCATAACTGTTTCCCCGGTGACTGTCTTGGCCGGAACAACTGCTCAGTTTGCTCCCATCGGCCTGGTGAACATGCTCAACACCGGCGGCGCCATTCAGTCCTTGGCCTTCGATGAGGAGGGGAAGTCTGTTCAGATTGGAGTGAAGGGCACTGGGGAAATGAGGGTGTTCGCATCACAGAAGCCAGTGGCCTGCAAGATTGATGACAAGGTTGTCCCATTTGAGTACGAGGGCTTCATGGTTGTTATTCAAGTGCCATGGCCTAATTCTTCCAACTCATCCATAGTTGAGTACTTCTTCTGAAGTTAATTAGGCTTGATGATGATTTTCTAGGGGCTGTTTATTAGTCTGGCTCCTTTAATTAGGATGTTAATGACTttctaagtgttttttttttttttttttttaaggagtttGATGACTTATTTTTCCCCCATGATGGGGGGAACTTACCAAGTGAATCAAGCAATATAAAGTTATATTTTCTTACCAATTTTGCAGCATGTGGCTCAGTAGCTCTTTCTCAAATGTGATTTCTGCCATTTTTGGGCATGGACAAATACTTTTCTTCATCAACATGGGTGAAGAGTAATGCTGAATCTGTTAACCAAACtcataatgaaatcaaatctccTTCTATCTTCCTAACATGGAAGTCAACCCACCACGGTGATTatcatttataaataaataaaataaaatcctcaGATAAGTAAACCATACCCTATCTTTCTAACATTGGAGTCAACCCACCACGGTGATTGTCATCTAGAaagaaatgaaatcaaatcttcaaaaaccatATCCTATCTTTTTAACATGAGAGTCAACCCACCACCATGATTGTCAtctagaagggaaaaaaaaaatcaaatctccaGCTAAGGAAACCAATCTCCTATTTTCCTATCAAATCgtctttcatttatttaaatgaccaaattttttcattaaaattaaatcagaatttcaaaaatatctCAACTCATGATGTGCAACCAAATATCGGAATAACCATTtcatttttgggtttatttatGTGGTAACATACATAACACATGTTGATGTATTTTTCTTTGTCCCTTGATTGCATCTTTGCCCTTTTAATTAATAGacataaataatttaaacttGCTCTTCTATTATCATTGATCAAGAAAATGGTTCGGCAaattatcccttttttttttttttttttttctttctaatgtgTTGTCACTATTTGAATTGTTCATCTGTTCATTCATATAAGAGCTATTGTGCTTTATTTCGATTCAATCTCCACATAACCCACTGAGGTGGACTTGTAATTCTCATTCGAGAGGGGAAGCAAAACGCTTTCGGAGATTTCTTAAAGGTATTACCGCATTCCAAGGATTGGGCCCAATGAGTTTCAGCTTTATCAATTTCAAAACCTTCGTACCAAAGCTATCTTGCCACAATGTAAAACAATTGGGCCCATATTGCAAAGCCCAGCCCTTAGATCAAATTGCTCGACCCAATACTAGGACAATAGCTACTTCTTCTCTCCGtaataaaacacatattttaaaggaaaaattacacttttaaccccccaaagtttggggtgtttttcaatttgacctccaaagtttcaattttggcaatgcacccccaaaacttccaaatttttgcaatttgaccaatgttatccaaaaattcccatattgcccctaatttttattttttataaaaaaaaataaaaacaaatttggaggtgcaaaaatggccacaTAGTCACtccgaaattttttttttaattttttttttaattttttttataaaaaataataaaataataaaaaattatggcaatatgggaagtttggGATACAAATATGTAAACGAGCCAAGTTTGAGcaagcttcccttgttcaagcttggctcgtttaaattttactcgaactCGAGCTTAAGGTCGAGCCAAAAAaaccgagctcgagctcgagctcataataagtcgagccaagCCAACTCGCGAGCTTgctcttatatttatttttttaaaaaaaaaaaaaatttaactttaaatactcttaaacggcttaagaaactagcttgcatatgagcatttgcttagcatggctagtcgagtatggagcctgagtcaatataGTAAGGCATAtacatccttttatagataagcaaacttggggattggtgttttctaaataatatgggacaagttaacaagttgtaTTCATACTGCATTaagacaacgccccctacaaaaaaaatattttttcaacgtctctctctcaatctccctcaccagTAATAGTCCATCTTCCACCTANNNNNNNNNNNNNNNNNNNNTGTGACATCTCAGGCAAGCCCAAGAGACATTGAATGGAAGAGTGGCAAGAATCCAATCTCCATCGATGGGGTTCAAGTTTTTGCCCTGTATTATCACCAGGCCAAGAAGCTAATCCTCTCCAAGCCATCCGACAACGTGGAGATATCTCTGGAGCCATTCAATTTCGAGCTCATAACTGTTTCCCCGGTGACTGTCTTGGCCGGAACAACTGCTCAGTTTGCTCCCATCGGCCTGGTGAACATGCTCAACACCGGCGGCGCCATTCAGTCCTTGGCCTTCGATGAGGAGGGGAAGTCTGTTCAGATTGGAGTGAAGGGCACTGGGGAAATGAGGGTGTTCGCATCACAGAAGCCAGTGGCCTGCAAGATTGATGACAAGGTTGTCCCATTTGAGTACGAGGGCTTCATGGTTGTTATTCAAGTGCCATGGCCTAATTCTTCCAACTCATCCATAGTTGAGTACTTCTTCTGAAGTTAATTAGGCTTGATGTTGATTTTCTAGGGGCTGTTTATTAGTCTGGCTCCTTTAATTAGGATGTTAATGACTttctaagtgttttttttttttttttttttaaggagtttGATGACTTATTTTTCCCCCATGATGGGGGGAACTTACCAAGTGAATCAAGCAATATAAAGTTATATTTTCTTACCAATTTTGCAGCATGTGGCTCAGTAGCTCTTTCTCAAATGTGATTTCTGCCATTTTTGGGCATGGACAAATACTTTTCTTCATCAACATGGGTGAAGAGTAATGCTGAATCTGTTAACCAAACtcataatgaaatcaaatctccTTCTATCTTCCTAACATGGAAGTCAACCCACCCATGTTGACTTCCATGTTAGGAAGATAGAAGGAGATTTATTTATCAtctataaataaatcaaatcaaatcctcAGATAAATAAACCATACCCTATCTTTCTAACATTGGAGTCAACCCACCACGGTGATTGTCATCTAGAaagaaatgaaatcaaatcttcaaaaaccatGCATATCCTATCTTTTTAACATGAGAGTCAACCCACCACCATGATTGTCAtctagaagggaaaaaaaatcaaatctccaGCTAAGGAAACCAATCTCCTATTTTCCTATCAAATCgtctttcatttatttaaatgaccaaattttctcattaaaattaaatcagaattttcaaaaatatctcaACTCATGATGTGCAACCAAATAACGGAATAACCATtcattttttggtttatttatgtGGTAACATACATAACACAtgttaatgtatttttctttgtcCCTTGATTGCATCTTTGCCCTTTTAATTAATAGacataaataatttaaacttGCTCTTTTATTGTCATTGATCAAGAAAATGGTTGGGCAaattatccctttttttttttttctttctaatgtgTTGTCACTATTTGAATTGTTCATCTGTTCATTCATATAAGAGCTATTGTGCTTTATTTCGATTCAATCTCCACATAACCCACTGAGGTGGACTTGTAATTCTCATTCGAGAGGGGAAGCAAAACGCTTTCGGAGATTTCTTAAAGGTATTACCGCATTCCAAGGATTGGGCCCAATGAGTTTCAGCTTTATCAATTTCAAAACCTTCGTACCAAAGCTATCTTGCCACAATGTAAAACAATTGGGCCCATATTGCAAAGCCCAGCCCTTAGATCAAATTGCTCGACCCAATACTAGGACAATAGCTACTTCTTCTCTCCGtaataaaacacatattttaaaggaaaaattacacttttgaCCCCCCAAAGTATggggtgtttttcaatttgacctccaaagtttcaaactgacggttttgactaacggagtggccaaaatgcaatagtttaaTAGTTTGGgggactactttatcactttttgaacattagagagctaaatcgaaaacgactggtagtttgaaaaaaaa
This window of the Corylus avellana chromosome ca5, CavTom2PMs-1.0 genome carries:
- the LOC132183045 gene encoding probable galactinol--sucrose galactosyltransferase 5 codes for the protein MAPSLSKAGSDVNTLVDAHNKSPITLEGSNFLANGHVILSDVPDNIIATQSPYTSADKSTATVGCFVGFNAAESSSRHVAPIGKLRDIKFMSIFRFKVWWTTHWVGSNGRDLEQETQMVILENSQSGRPYVLLLPLLEGPFRASIQPGQDDNVDLCVESGSSEVTGASFRSVMYVHAGEDPFILVKEAMKVVRVHLGTFKLLDEKTPPGIVDKFGWCTWDAFYLSVHPHGVLEGVRGLVEGGCPPGLVLLDDGWQSIGHDADPITQEGMNQTIAGEQMPCRLLKFQENYKFRDYVSPKSALNKGMGAFIKDLKEEFKSVDYVYVWHALCGYWGGLRPNVPGLPESVVVKPELSPGLKMTMEDLAVDKIVENGVGLVPPEFVDQMYEGLHSHLEAVGIDGVKVDVIHLLEMVCEKYGGRVELAKAYFKALTGSVRKHFNGNGVIASMEHCNDFMFLGTEAICLGRVGDDFWCTDPSGDPNGTFWLQGCHMVHCAYNSLWMGNFIHPDWDMFQSTHPCAAFHAASRAISGGPIYVSDTVGKHNFDLLKTLVLPDGSILRCQYYALPTRDCLFEDPLHDGNTMLKIWNLNKYTGVLGAFNCQGGGWCRESRRNKCASQCSHVVTSQASPRDIEWKSGKNPISIDGVQVFALYYHQAKKLILSKPSDNVEISLEPFNFELITVSPVTVLAGTTAQFAPIGLVNMLNTGGAIQSLAFDEEGKSVQIGVKGTGEMRVFASQKPVACKIDDKVVPFEYEGFMVVIQVPWPNSSNSSIVEYFF